A window of the Cucurbita pepo subsp. pepo cultivar mu-cu-16 chromosome LG01, ASM280686v2, whole genome shotgun sequence genome harbors these coding sequences:
- the LOC111781335 gene encoding uncharacterized protein LOC111781335, which yields MDDIVFSWSLEDIFNENLFQDKIEKIPQSFDNVESYFGSFLYPLLEETRAHLCSCMGIDAISAAPFAEVISFEECRPHNTASYDCKVNGWKKRFNRIGKESYKVLPGDVIILADIKPEVATDFERMGKSWSLGVVHKISNYDESEDDLNSTSFKVKVSVNNLEMIDKSMFVVYLFNILPITRIWNALQMNVKSKIILKILCPSQLDNENHDMSRLLDRKLNAGFLSSLNDSQVRAVLSCLNKVSLVQESSVDLIWGPPGTGKTKTVSVLLLNLMQNRCRTIIVAPTNVAIVEVASRVLNLVKELHELEYGPDCSLYSLGDILLFGNNERLKVDSNVEEIFLDFRVGKLVEFLTGWRHCFASMTDFLEDCVSQYNMFLENEVKQDDVDDKETDEKGCVREAKDDKVVGKSLLEFARERVVFLGSRLRACLAFFITHLPRKCLSEHDFKDVTSLVKKLDCFEDLLSRESLDSEALEDVFSCPTDGEALHTCTDFACLFNMTRSDCLSILKSLHCSLTALKLPKVTDRLSIEHFFFQNATLVFSTASSSYRLHSMSIDPFKVLVIDEAAQLKECESLIALRLPYIKHVILIGDECQLPAMVESKLADDAGFGRSLFERFSSLGHPRHLLNVQYRMHPSISLFPNSKFYFSQILDGPNVTSLNYQKNYLFKSMFGPYSFINIGYGREEKDDIGHSRKNMLEVAVASKIVQRLYKEWKNSEGNLSIGVISPYSAQVTTIKEKIGHRYDNLDGFSVKVKTVDGFQGGEEDIIIISTVRSNTGSSLGFLSCDQRTNVALTRARYCLWILGNDKTLSNSESSWAHLVRDAKNRGCFFNADDDENLAKAILDIKEEFNQLDDLLKGDSILFRNARWKVLFSDRFLKSFKKSSTMEMKKKILNLLLKLSGGWRPKRRDLNLVCGSSTRILKKIKVECLYVICAIDIMKEAAYMQVLRIWDVLPLEDISKLVKHLGNLFRSYTDEYINLCEEICYDEGFLEVPKTWAFLSELVRYKSNTDNSNRDDLRGVDYGGRSYVENSKVKDSLLLMKFYSLTSGVLSHLLSDRDDVELDLPFEVTEEELGIILYPRSSFILGRSGTGKTTVLTMKLYQKEKLHYLAAGSYGVEGDVTTKSEISTSTIQKNEAVLRQFFLTVSPKLCYAVRQHVSHLKSYACGGDSKRKADFNMENMDDLETEFMDVPDSLTNIPTNSYPLVTTFYKFLMMLDGTLRDPYFERFCDARHLLYAQTRGSRSVALQSFIRKNEVNYDRFSSSYWPHFNAQLTKRLDCYRVFTEIISHIKGDPRSIDAGDGKLSKQAYVLLSEGRTSSLSRVEREIIYDIFQSYEKMKMNNREFDLGDFVMDLHRRLRSQGYEGDKMDFIYIDEVQDLSMTQIALFSYVCRNVEEGFVFSGDTAQTIARGIDFRFQDIRSLFYKKFVQPNIISGGCERKDKGCISEIFCLSQNFRTHSGVLNLSQSVIDLLYHFFPQSLDILKPETSLIAGESPVLLECGNNENAIKLIFGNRSSVGSSSMEGFGAEQVILVRDESAQKEILNIVGKKALVLTIVECKGLEFQDVLLYNFFGSSPLKNKWRVIYKYMEELDMLDSSLPHSIPQFSMSKHNILCSELKQLYVAVTRTRQRLWFCEDTKQHSEPLFEYWKIKCVVQVQQLNDSLAQSMLASCSKEDWRSQGLKLYHEGNYKMATMCFEKAEDVYWERRSKASGLRAFAEQIHNAKPVESKAILREAAEIFEAIGKADTAAQCFFDIGEFERGGAIFEEKCGQLERAGECFLLAKCYNRAADLFARANCFSACLNTCSKGKLFDVGLQYILSWKQDAGLEHHASRSKEIEDLEQEFIQKCALHFHNCGDSRSMIKSVKSFRSVDLMRNFLKSLNCLDELLVLEEELGNFLEAVKIAESKADLVHVADLHGKAGNFSEASTLLVRYVLANSLWSPGSKGWPLKDFEGKKDLLRKARLLAENDSKELYDCICIEADILSDENGNVEALTGYLTASRNHDSVRGEMICVRKIVDAHLHLKTSKYTWEGELVSDLTKHSEEMVSKNQVSVETLVYFWHCWKDRILNVLESLRCVGVNDADPYGEFCLNFFGVWRLNNRHVLLNSDADWAKKVDERFVHRNGKLVSIDVTQFSLSARNYWSLELFSSGLEVLENLDHLYNFSNRIGFLTFSRCRLLTHMFEVAKLLLDSPYLEHRYHDKQQLERFCKLAISEIQTHLFPPDCVVSLKESVISLRVTGVYRNMMNEIVAEKVSLQNQLTYGRVGSVAMLILGSGKLDKKLCEQIAEWSKENPPWSAFIQELCNSRSAENEARRNPAKEISLVWRFHEALRDTYNTNWVHMRDYISPFCFMYLVERLLIMVSFMKGGYLITTNSSFLEWLIFHEGNSDIISMLGAQTQHSFQPTLLFLAQIHQELLFDRRATMEWLRKTHTNLNCYPILVRRLVVVTCLLHLNFGICFDVLRNLLGRNYITEHLPTEFCNVLKGNKSFYVPTDNLNMIAGFFKGIGNPMVIVSLDGNFQQLTCRDATTVNLNVSRCMDDVLKALFPKEVESSQPRVEAPKGQDVGITTSKMVASKVGCMAIPSSSSLALDENKRMKSNNSENDGYSPMSVGFWEMFEALRMLENEMEGKSNLSNALQIKMDVERWVKHLSAARSKADEEIRFEVVDGLVMELNLLSTALSMSDPKENVSQVVSISKRVYSRRMELEPILSKLLLLLLHDDPEVEVDQRSIDDQDCEGGKAEAVLDKKGKGKGNGKGNGKGKGKGKSKNNKRGKGRRS from the exons ATGGATGATATTGTGTTTTCTTGGTCACTTGAAGATATTTTCAATGAGAACTTGTTCCAAGATAAG ATTGAAAAGATTCCACAGTCTTTTGACAATGTGGAGAGCTATTTTGGATCATTTCTGTACCCTTTACTGGAGGAGACAAGAGCTCATCTCTGTTCTTGTATGGGCATCGATGCTATATCAGCTGCGCCGTTTGCTGAAGTGATTAGTTTTGAAGAATGTAGGCCGCATAATACCGCATCATATGACTGCAAAGTTAATGGATGGAAGAAAAGATTTAACCGTATCGGCAAGGAGTCTTACAAAGTTTTACCTGGCGATGTAATTATTTTGGCAGATATCAAACCTGAAGTTGCTACGGATTTCGAAAGAATGGGGAAATCTTGGAGTTTAGGTGTTGTTCATAAAATCTCCAATTATGATGAGAGCGAGGATGATCTCAACTCCACTTCTTTTAAAGTGAAAGTATCTGTAAATAACTTGGAAATGATCGACAAATCGATGTTTGTGGTATATTTGTTCAACATACTTCCAATAACAAGAATATGGAATGCATTACAGATGAATGTCAAGTCGAAGATCATCTTGAAAATTCTATGCCCCTCTCAGTTG GATAATGAAAATCACGACATGTCCAGGCTTTTGGATCGAAAATTGAATGCCGGTTTTCTATCGTCCTTGAATGACTCTCAAGTGAGAGCGGTTTTGTCATGCCTTAACAAAGTGAGTCTTGTGCAGGAATCTTCTGTTGACCTTATATGGGGGCCACCTGGGACTGGAAAGACGAAAACGGTCAGTGTATTGCTCTTAAATTTAATGCAGAATAGATGCAGAACTATCATAGTAGCTCCAACAAATGTTGCCATTGTGGAAGTGGCCTCAAGAGTCCTTAATTTGGTCAAGGAGCTGCATGAACTAGAATATGGACCCGATTGTTCATTATATTCTTTGGGagatattcttttatttggaAATAATGAGAGGCTCAAAGTTGATTCAAACGTTGAGGAAATCTTTTTAGATTTTCGAGTTGGGAAACTTGTGGAGTTCCTCACTGGTTGGAGGCATTGCTTTGCATCCATGACTGATTTTCTTGAAGATTGTGTTTCTCAGTACAATATGTTTTTGGAAAATGAAGTAAAACAAGATGATGTCGATGATAAAGAAACTGATGAGAAGGGCTGTGTAAGGGAAGCTAAAGATGATAAGGTGGTTGGCAAATCTCTTCTTGAATTTGCGAGAGAGAGAGTCGTGTTTCTTGGTTCTCGACTCCGAGCTTGTCTTGCATTCTTCATTACCCATTTACCTAGGAAATGCCTTTCGGAGCATGATTTTAAGGATGTGACTTCTCTTGTTAAAAAACTAGATTGTTTTGAAGATTTACTGTCTCGAGAATCCCTTGATTCTGAAGCACTTGAGGATGTTTTTTCATGTCCCACTGATGGTGAAGCTCTTCATACATGTACAGATTTTGCGTGCTTGTTCAACATGACAAGAAGTGACTGcctttctattttaaaatctctTCATTGCTCCTTAACTGCACTCAAGCTTCCAAAAGTCACAGACAGACTGTCAATTGagcattttttctttcagaatGCGACTTTGGTCTTTTCCACCGCTTCAAGTTCGTATAGGTTACATTCTATGTCGATAGACCCTTTCAAAGTATTAGTAATTGATGAAGCAGCACAACTAAAAGAGTGCGAGTCGTTGATTGCATTACGACTTCCGTATATCAAGCATGTTATACTCATAGGCGACGAGTGCCAATTACCAGCAATGGTTGAAAGCAAG CTTGCTGATGATGCTGGCTTTGGAAGAAGTTTATTCGAGAGGTTCAGCTCTTTGGGCCACCCAAGACACCTTCTGAATGTGCAGTACAGAATGCATCCATCTATTAGTTTATTCCctaattcaaaattctattttagtcAGATTTTAGATGGTCCAAATGTTACGAGTTTAAACTATCAGAAGAACTATCTTTTTAAATCCATGTTTGGGccatattctttcataaacataGGTTATggaagagaggagaaagatgaTATTGGACATAGTCGAAAGAATATGCTCGAGGTGGCTGTTGCTTCGAAAATAGTGCAAAGATTGTATAAAG AGTGGAAAAACTCAGAAGGGAATCTAAGCATTGGTGTTATATCACCATATTCTGCTCAAGTAACCACtattaaagagaaaattggACACAGATACGATAACCTTGATGGGTTTAGTGTGAAGGTGAAAACTGTTGATGGCTTTCAAGGTGGGGAAGAGGATATAATCATTATATCTACTGTTAGATCAAATACAGGTTCTTCACTTGGATTCTTATCATGTGATCAGAGGACAAATGTAGCTCTTACAAGAGCTAG atattgtctatgGATATTAGGGAATGATAAAACATTGTCGAATAGCGAGTCTTCTTGGGCTCATTTGGTTCGTGATGCTAAGAATCGTGGTTGTTTCTTTAATGCTGACGATGACGAGAACTTGGCCAAAGCTATATTGGATATCAAGGAAGAATTCAATCaacttgatgatttattgAAAGGAGACAGTATTCTTTTCAGAAATGCTAGATGGAAG GTTCTATTCAGTGATAGATTTTTGAAATCATTCAAGAAATCGTCAACcatggagatgaagaagaagatattgaATCTTCTACTCAAACTTTCCGGTGGATGGAGGCCCAAAAGGAGGGACTTAAATCTGGTATGTGGAAGTTCAACGaggattttgaagaaaatcaaGGTCGAATGCCTCTATGTTATCTGTGCCATTGATATAATGAAAGAGGCAGCGTACATGCAAGTTTTAAGGATTTGGGATGTGCTGCCGTTGGAGGATATTTCAAAATTGGTCAAACATCTTGGCAACTTATTCCGCTCCTACACTGATGAATACATCAATCTTTGTGAAGAGATATGCTATGATGA GGGTTTTTTGGAAGTTCCCAAGACTTGGGCATTCTTATCAGAGCTTGTACGGTACAAGAGCAATACTGACAATTCTAATAGGGATGACTTACGAGGCGTTGATTACGGTGGGAGAAGTTATGTTGAGAATTCGAAAGTCAAAGATAGTTTGTTACTGATGAAATTTTACTCCTTAACATCTGGTGTGCTAAGTCATTTGCTTTCTGATAGAGATGACGTTGAGTTGGATCTCCCATTTGAAGTGACAGAGGAAGAACTAGGGATTATTCTTTATCCCAGGAGCAGTTTCATACTTGGACGCTCTGGAACTGGGAAAACTACTGTATTGACCATGAAGTTATATCAGAAGGAGAAGTTGCATTATTTGGCAGCAGGATCATATGGCGTCGAAGGTGATGTTACTACAAAAAGTGAGATTTCAACGAGTACAATACAGAAAAATGAAGCTGTTTTGCGGCAGTTTTTCCTCACAGTTAGTCCAAAACTTTGTTATGCTGTTAGGCAGCATGTATCTCACTTGAAAAG CTATGCCTGTGGTGGGGATTCTAAGCGAAAGGCTGattttaatatggaaaatatgGATGACTTAGAAACTGAATTCATGGATGTCCCAGATTCCTTAACCAATATTCCAACCAACTCATATCCTCTTGTGACAACTTTCTACAAGTTCTTGATGATGCTTGATGGAACTTTGCGCGATCCGtattttgagagattttgtGATGCAAGACATCTGTTATATGCTCAAACTCGCGGTTCAAGGTCTGTTGCCTTGCAATCTTTTATCCGGAAGAACGAAGTTAACTATGATCGTTTTAGTTCTTCTTATTGGCCCCATTTCAATGCACAACTAACGAAAAGGCTAGACTGTTATAGAGTGTTCACTGAGATTATTTCACATATAAAAGGTGATCCTCGATCCATTGATGCAGGTGATGGTAAACTAAGTAAACAAGCTTATGTTCTACTGTCTGAGGGCCGAACATCCAGCTTAAGTAGGGTGGAGAGAGAGATCATTTATGATATCTTCCAAAGTTAcgaaaaaatgaagatgaatAACAGAGAGTTCGATTTGGGTGACTTTGTTATGGATTTGCATCGTCGCCTTAGAAGTCAAGGATATGAGGGTGACAAAATGGATTTTATTTACATTGATGAAGTGCAGGATTTGAGCATGACTCAAATTGCTCTTTTCAGTTATGTGTGCAGAAATGTTGAAGAGGGGTTTGTGTTTTCAGGTGACACAGCTCAGACCATTGCTAGGGGGATTGATTTTAGGTTCCAGGATATAAGGTCTTTGTTTTACAAAAAGTTTGTGCAACCCAACATAATTAGTGGAGgttgtgaaagaaaagataaagGATGCATCTCGGAGATTTTTTGTCTAAGTCAAAATTTCCGAACCCATTCCGGAGTTCTAAATCTATCGCAGAGCGTAATTGATCTTCTCTATCATTTTTTCCCACAATCCCTTGACATTTTGAAACCCGAGACGAGCCTCATTGCTGGAGAATCCCCAGTGCTGCTTGAATGTGGAAACAATGAAAATgcaataaaattgatatttggAAATAGAAGTAGTGTTGGCAGCAGTAGTATGGAAGGGTTTGGAGCTGAGCAGGTAATATTGGTACGGGATGAATCTGCCCAGAAAGAGATCTTGAACATTGTTGGAAAGAAGGCACTTGTTCTTACTATAGTGGAGTGCAAAGGGCTTGAGTTTCAG GATGTGCTATTATACAATTTTTTCGGTTCCTCGCCTTTGAAAAATAAGTGGAGggttatttacaaatatatggAGGAACTGGACATGCTTGACTCCAGCCTGCCTCACTCCATCCCACAATTTAGTATGTCAAAACATAACATTTTGTGCTCTGAGCTGAAGCAATTGTACGTTGCGGTGACTCGCACAAGGCAGAGACTCTGGTTTTGTGAGGATACAAAACAGCATTCTGAACCTCTGTTTGAGTATTGGAAGATAAAGTGTGTGGTGCAAGTTCAACAGTTGAATGATTCCCTTGCTCAATCCATGCTAGCCTCATGCAGTAAGGAGGACTGGAGATCACAAGGGCTCAAG CTATATCATGAGGGCAACTACAAAATGGCAACAATGTGTTTTGAGAAGGCTGAAGATGTTTATTGGGAAAGAAGATCCAAGGCCTCTGGTCTTAGAGCTTTTGCAGAACAGATCCACAATGCAAAGCCTGTGGAATCAAAGGCAATCCTAAGAGAAGCAGCAGAAATATTTGAAGCAATTGGGAAGGCTGATACCGCTGCCCAATGCTTTTTCGATATAGGAGAGTTTGAAAGGGGAG GGGCAATTTTTGAGGAGAAATGTGGGCAGCTAGAGAGGGCAGGAGAGTGTTTTCTTCTAGCAAAGTGCTACAACCGTGCTGCTGATTTATTTGCCAGGGCAAATTGTTTCTCTGCGTGCTTGAATACTTGCTCTAAAGGGAAATTGTTTGACGTTGGTTTGCAATACATTTTATCCTGGAAACAAGATGCCGGACTCGAACACCATGCATCCAGAAGTAAGGAAATAGAGGACCTTGAACAAGAATTCATACAAAAATGTGCTCTTCATTTTCACAACTGCGGGGACAGTAGATCCATGATAAAGTCTGTTAAAAGTTTTCGATCCGTAGATTTGATGCGTAACTTCTTGAAGTCCTTGAATTGCCTCGATGAGCTTCTTGTGTTGGAAGAAGAACTGGGAAACTTTTTGGAAGCTGTAAAGATTGCAGAGTCAAAAGCTGATCTGGTTCATGTGGCTGATCTTCATGGCAAGGCAGGAAATTTTAGTGAGGCATCCACGCTTCTTGTACGCTACGTCCTCGCCAACTCTCTTTGGTCACCAGGAAGCAAAGGTTGGCCCTTGAAGGATtttgaaggaaagaaggaTCTTTTGAGAAAGGCCAGGTTGTTAGCGGAAAATGACTCTAAAGAATTATACGACTGCATTTGTATAGAGGCTGATATTTTGtctgatgaaaatggaaacgTGGAAGCTCTGACAGGATATCTAACTGCTTCTAGGAACCACGACAGTGTTCGTGGAGAAATGATATGTGTTAGAAAGATTGTGGATGCCCATTTGCATTTGAAAACATCAAAATACACTTGGGAAGGTGAATTGGTTTCTGATCTGACCAAGCATTCAGAAGAAATGGTTTCAAAGAATCAGGTGTCCGTTGAAACTTTGGTTTACTTTTGGCATTGCTGGAAGGatagaattttgaatgttCTCGAGAGTCTTAGGTGTGTTGGTGTGAACGATGCGGACCCTTATGGCGAGTTCTGTTTAAATTTCTTTGGAGTTTGGAGACTGAACAACAGACACGTATTGCTCAACTCTGATGCTGATTGGGCCAAAAAAGTTGATGAAAGGTTCGTTCATAGGAACGGTAAATTGGTGTCCATTGATGTTACCCAATTTTCATTATCTGCCAGGAACTATTGGAGCTTAGAACTGTTTTCTTCTGGACTCGaggttttagaaaatctaGATCACCTTTATAATTTCTCCAACCGTATCGGTTTCTTGACGTTCAGCCGGTGTAGGcttctcactcacatgtttgAGGTTGCAAAACTCCTTCTAGATAGCCCATATTTGGAACATAGATACCATGATAAACAGCAGTTAGAGAGATTCTGTAAGTTGGCAATATCGGAAATCCAAACTCATTTATTTCCACCAGATTGTGTAGTTTCTTTGAAGGAGAGTGTGATATCTCTACGAGTTACTGGGGTTTATCGTAAtatgatgaatgaaattgtgGCCGAGAAGGTTAGCTTACAGAATCAACTAACTTATGGCCGAGTTGGAAGCGTTGCAATGCTTATTCTTGGATCTGGCAAACTCGATAAGAAGTTGTGTGAACAAATAGCAGAATGGTCAAAGGAGAATCCTCCTTGGAGTGCATTCATTCAAGAGCTTTGCAACAGTAGGAGCGCAGAGAATGAAGCAAGGAGGAACCCCGCAAAAGAGATATCTCTTGTGTGGAGGTTTCATGAAGCTCTGAGGGACACGTACAATACGAACTGGGTCCACATGCGGGATTATATTTCGCCTTTCTGTTTCATGTACCTGGTCGAAAGGCTTCTGATTATGGTATCATTCATGAAAGGGGGATACCTTATCACTACAAACTCCTCTTTTCTTGAATGGCTCATCTTCCATGAAGGAAATTCCGATATAATTTCCATGCTGGGAGCTCAAACACAACATTCTTTTCAACCGACGCTTTTGTTTTTGGCTCAAATTCATCAGGAACTTCTTTTCGACAGGAGAGCAACAATGGAGTGGTTGAGGAAGACACATACAAACTTGAACTGCTATCCGATACTGGTAAGGAGGTTGGTGGTTGTCACATGTTTGCTTCATCTGAACTTTGGCATTTGCTTCGATGTACTCCGCAATCTGCTTGGTCGCAACTACATCACTGAGCATTTACCCACGGAATTTTGCAACGTGCTTAAGGGAAACAAAAGTTTTTATGTACCAACTGATAACTTAAATATGATTGCCGGATTCTTCAAGGGAATTGGAAACCCAATGGTTATTGTGAGTTTGGATGGAAATTTCCAACAACTCACTTGTAGAGATGCAACTACTGTCAACTTGAATGTCAGTCGTTGTATGGATGATGTACTGAAGGCTTTATTCCCAAAGGAAGTTGAAAGTTCGCAACCTCGAGTCGAAGCTCCCAAAGGGCAAGATGTTGGTATAACAACCAGCAAAATGGTAGCATCGAAAGTGGGATGCATGGCTATTCCATCCTCTTCTAGCTTGGCTTTGGATGAAAACAAGAGGATGAAATctaataatagtgaaaatgatgGATATTCACCCATGTCTGTCGGTTTTTGGGAAATGTTTGAAGCATTGAGAATGTTGGAGAATGAAATGGAGGGGAAGAGCAATCTGTCAAACGCCTTGCAAATCAAG ATGGATGTGGAGAGATGGGTTAAGCATTTAAGTGCCGCAAGAAGCAAAGCGGATGAGGAGATTCGTTTTGAAGTAGTGGATGGGTTGGTTATGGAATTAAATTTACTATCTACTGCTTTAAGCATGAG CGATCCCAAGGAAAATGTATCTCAAGTGGTATCGATATCAAAGAGAGTCTATTCGAGGAGGATGGAGTTGGAGCCTATCTTGAGTaaactactactactactactacatGATGATCCTGAAGTGGAAGTGGATCAGAGGTCGATTGATGATCAAGATTGTGAAGGAGGAAAAGCTGAGGCTGTTTTGGATAAGAaggggaaagggaaagggaacgGGAAAGGGAACG ggaaagggaaagggaaagggaagtCAAAGAACAACAAGAGGGGAAAGGGTCGTAGGAGTTAA
- the LOC111802583 gene encoding eukaryotic translation initiation factor 2 subunit gamma-like translates to MSRKGLMEQDLKKLDVTKLHPLSPEVISRQATINIGTIGHVAHGKSTVVKAISGVQTVRFKNELERNITIKLGYANAKIYKCEDDKCPRPMCYKAYGSGKEDSPVCDVPGFENCRMKLLRHVSFVDCPGHDILMATMLNGAAIMDGALLLIAANESCPQPQTSEHLAAVEIMRLQHIIILQNKVDLIQENVAINQHEAIQKFIQGTVADGAPVVPISAQLKYNIDVVCEYIVKKIPIPERNFVSPPNMIVIRSFDVNKPGFEVDEIKGGVAGGSILRGVLKVNQFIEVRPGIVVKDESGNIKCTPIYSRIVSLYAEQNELQFAVPGGLIGVGTTMDPTLTRADRLVGQVLGEVGSLPDVFVELEVNFFLLRRLLGVRTKGSERQGKVSKLAKGEILMLNIGSMSTGARVLAVKNDLAKLQLTSPVCTSKGEKIALSRRVEKHWRLIGWGQIQAGTTLDVPPCPI, encoded by the exons ATGTCACGGAAGGGTTTGATGGAACAGGACTTAAAGAAATTGGATGTGACAAAGCTCCATCCACTATCACCAGAAGTTATATCTCGTCAAGCTACCATTAATATTG GTACTATTGGTCATGTGGCACATGGGAAATCTACTGTTGTAAAAGCAATTTCAGGAGTCCAG ACAGTACGTTTTAAGAATGAGTTGGAGCGTAACATTACCATTAAGCTGGGATATGCTAATGCAAAGATATACAAATGTGAAGATGACAAGTGCCCTCGTCCAATGTGCTACAA GGCGTATGGAAGTGGAAAGGAAGACAGTCCTGTATGTGATGTACCTGGGTTTGAAAATTGCAGGATGAAACTATTGCGACACGTATCCTTTGTTGACTGCCCG GGTCACGATATTCTTATGGCTACCATGCTTAATGGAGCAGCCATTATGGATGGAGCATTACTTCTGATAGCAGCAAATGAAAGCTGCCCTCAACCTCAAACCTCTGAGCACCTTGCTGCTGTTGAAATTATGCGCCTTCAACATATTATAATCCTCCAGAATAAAGTTGATCTTATTCAAGAAAATGTAGCAATCAATCAACATGAAgcaattcaaaaatttattcaa GGAACTGTTGCCGATGGTGCACCAGTAGTACCAATTTCTGCTCAGCTGAAGTACAATATTGATGTCGTTTGCGAGTATATAGTGAAAAAGATTCCAATTCCTGAAAGGAATTTTGTCTCTCCGCCTAATATGATTGTGATTCGATCTTTTGATGTTAACAAACCTGGATTTGAAGTTGACGAGATCAAAGGTGGTGTGGCTGGTGGTAGCATATTACGG GGTGTTTTAAAGGTGAATCAATTTATTGAAGTTCGTCCGGGGATTGTGGTTAAGGATGAAAGTGGTAACATCAAGTGCACCCCAATATACTCGAGGATTGTTTCTTTGTATGCTGAGCAAAATGAGCTGCAATTTGCAGTCCCTGGAGGTCTTATTGGAGTTGGCACAACCATGGATCCCACTTTGACTCGTGCTGACAGATTGGTTGGTCAGGTTCTTGGAGAAGTCGGATCACTTCCTGATGTTTTTGTTGAGCTAGAG GTGAACTTTTTCCTTCTGCGGCGGCTCCTAGGTGTCAGGACGAAAGGATCAGAAAGGCAGGGAAAAGTATCAAAATTGGCTAAGGGAGAGATTCTAATGTTGAACATAGGATCCATGTCTACAGGAGCTAGAGTACTTGCAGTTAAGAATGATTTAGCAAAGTTGCAGCTTACCTCTCCTGTTTGCACCAGCAAGGGGGAGAAGATTGCTCTAAGTCGTCGAGTTGAGAAGCACTGGCGTCTTATTGGCTGGGGTCAAATTCAAGCTGGAACGACCCTCGACGTTCCCCCTTGCCCCATTTGA